ttcaattcccgacctctgtggagtttgtatgttctccccgtgtttgcgtgggtttcctccgggtgctccagtttcctcccacactccaaaaacatactagtaggttaattggctgctatcaaaatagtctctttctctctctctctctctctctgtctgtctgtctgtctctgtgtgtatgttaggaaatttagactgtaagctccaatggggcagggactgatgtgaatgagttctctgtacagcgctgcggaatcagtggcgctatataaatggtggtgatgatgatgatggtgatgatgattacagaaattgcatctcaagtaaaatgcaatagtgtgtgcccagctttacaTGCATACCAGAGAACGTAATACATTAACTTGGATCGCAACATTTACTTGGACAGTAACATCACAAACTAATAAATGTCAAAGAAAGAATATAAAACTTGAAGCAGAGAAAGAGTTGATTTTCAGCATAAAATAATCTGAGCAGAGACATTTGTGAAAATTATGCAGCAGGAGAAAAAAAACCGTCTGTGTAGCTACTTATTAACAGAACTTGTTACGGTACACCCATgggagaattaaaataaaaaacaatttataaataCACAGTAAAAAATATTATCATGACAAATCCATATTACCATTATCATTATATGCCGAAATACTTATATAAATGTAACCTAATCAAAAAATAATCATTGACGAAACTTAGTCTTGGAGCTCATAATATGAATCATAGTATGGATCATAATATAAAACTAGTAAAGGCACACAAGATCTAAAATATGTGTGTGCGGTTTATAGCTTCTAGCAAAATGTTTGCCCAAActgtaatgaaaataaatatatatgcagaaAGATAGGAGTATAGAGAATGTTAATCATATTCTTATCCAATAGTTTCATTAAGGCCCTCGGGATGCAAATTTCTAAGGGTATGTACCCAATATGATTCTCTAATGCATAGTCCGCAGAATCAATCACCTCCTCTTTGTGTCAGAGCGATTAATTCTAGTCTTCTCAATTGAATATCAATGGGATTGTTATTATGAACCTCTGTGAAATGTTGAGCTACTCTGTGATTAgtgtttgtatttaaaatatttcatcTGAGCTCTAAAAAACAGTAATACAGTGCAGGGAGTGCATTCATACTGTAACATGTAGATTGCAATTGTGGTAATTGCAGTTGATTTATTTGCATAGTTTTGTTTACTTAACAATGATTCAGTTATTGGTTGTTTATCAGGTTCATTATTGTAAAGATTATTTGTTTGTTGGCCAAGCAACCAGTTATCAATGTCAGGATATGTTAACATATATggtatagagatgctcaggctcgattccccgagaaccaatcacacccgaacttagcagatccgagtaccgagccaacttTCATGtcttcggaattgaaaatgaggcaaaatgtcattgttactttgtcggatctcgcgagtttggattctataagtaccgtccccccggcgatccagcgccatttcacagagggacacagaaggggtagcacagttcttggcagtctctagtgcagttgggcagcgtcatagctagaaaagaaagaggaggggtagcagtgttcttcaaagtatccagtgaaattcaggagagctctattgctccattgctaattgtcattgctgaaatagaaataatacggctggcagtcttggtctaaatctgcagtcatattgtactatgttatatagataacacaccaacaggacagttccattgctaattgacattgctgaaatagaaataatagggctggcagtcttggtctaaaactgcagtcacattgtactgtgttatctagctaacacaccaataggacagctccattgcgccattgatatttgtcattgctgaaatagaaataatagggctggcagtcttggtctaaatctgcagtcacattgtacggtgttatttAGCTAACActccaacaggacagctccattgctaattgtcattgctgaaatagaaataatagggctggcagtcttggtctaaaatttgcagtcacattgtacggtgttatatagctcacacaccaacaggacggctcccttgctaattgtcattgctgaaatataaataatagggttggcagtgttcttcaaaatctgcagttacattgtactgtgccatagcttacccagaaataggagaggtagcagtgtttagtgctgaaacagaaattcaaataatagggctggcagtgttattaaaagtctccagtcacattttagtgtgccacagctcatacagaaacaggagggatggcagtgtccttgtcactctccagtcttcagtcacattgttcctatcactctccagtctcagtcatgatgatactaatccctctacctcatgtgctaaagcctatgttcaagtgcatagtggttttaagtcaggtaaacaaaaatggaaataaaaagtttgtacctttttaaagaaaaaaacacctctctaataaaggtgaaagtgtACTGTAGAAaatcataaaattgccaacatgccattctacccaaaatattaccaagcataccagcatcagctagctctcttctctcagctagatctcagcacctgcaatctacactgtcatcatattcactctcatcattgtgtatatcatcctcaaacaatactaattcatccccgctggaattcaccatcacagaagtctgtgtactttgatgtaattgctggtaatggccttcctcattgtagttcattttacagaagggctgtcacgatttttggggcattcttttagaccagaccaaatgtcaaaatgttgtgcagactcatctgcatcatcactgagTGTCTTGGGagagctaagttttttcctagcagtaatttctagagaaactgaaggaggagacgtcattgtgtcatgtaccacttcagctgtcagcttgctgaccaggagctcattgcatatcttgagatctgggtcagttggaaagaaagataaataaagtacttaatctataaatccaacataattagcggaattgctttgtttcatttcctccttcaatttccaTGCTGCCTTTCAAAAGGTCTAACTAATTGGATGTATTACTTGACTCaatctaacagtgtctgcactctcttcacaggtgactactttgagtggtttcagcaccttgcacaacacggaaagtattctccactgcgctggactaaattacattccccctaaattatagtcttcttgcaactgctgcatcttcctatatgctgttgcagaatccctaaaatgaccctaaatatttcgggacaaagacagcatctcctgcatgtcattgtcatttttttaaacgttctgtaccaccaaattgattgtgtgagcaaaacagggaatgtcatgGAATTCCCCCgctgcaatgctctaacaatattggtggcgttatcagaattcACATATCCTCAATAGAgttcaagcaggataagccatgttgcaatgacatcccttagtttttcaaacaggttgtcagtgatattacctctgacctgagccttgtctcatctctgataaccacctctcactcctgccttcaagacttcacCCGTGCtacttcccacttatggaattccctaccacactcaatcagactttcccacagccttcaaatctttagatgctctttgaaaacccatctcttttttagaggtgaccttatcctcgataacactattcacactaatgcactctcacaactatcccaatctccactctgagccacactcgctcctcttgtttcagctgtgccctcttccctttagaatgtaaactctctaatgagcagggtcctccataccctttgttttcatgtctccattcattttgtctggcTTGTCTGTACTTGTTtaacgtatgtcctgttttatgtatttccttgtcttccctactgtacggtgctgtgaaGCACTGtgctgccttacaaatctacgataataataataataataataataataataataataatatacccttttagtgaagcagatgatacacagagtagcctgcctcttaaaaatgtgacgttcttgggtacatgctgcggctgttcctgctggtgaaggcgaattaccaacccagtggcctgtcacaatcatataatttttagtctgaccagttccgcttgtccacatatctgtggttaagtgtacagtgggtagaatggcattttgtagcccaataattacatttttacgaaccttctggtagaggtgaggaatagcttttctagtaaaatagtgttgtgatggaatttggtaaaggggacacaCGAGTTctattaactgtctaaaaccagctgcattaattgtggatatgggacgcagatctaatactagcatagtcaccatggcgtctgtgatccgctttgcaactgggtgacagctttcttactcgTGGTAATCTAAAACTCGATGCTGGCAACCCCGACAGGAGTCAGCACGACATGTTCACTTAGAATATTGAGGAGCGCGATCTACTGATAAGGCTGTTTATTATAGTGACTTTCGCTAAATGCGATTAATGAAGAGGGCGGCACCACAGAATGACGTCCGTGTGGACCCCGACACTAATCTTTCTACACTTAAGGGGGCAGTCATAGAATAGCTTAAGGCTACATTATGTAAGTCTTACTTAATAAGACTGAAGAGGCGGCGCCTCTTCCAACTGCCCCCTTAAGTGTACAAACATTATTGTGacggctttcatacttgcttcctcttacaaaggattgtttaacagtcaattgttgtaaactactagtagtcttcttcttggtctgcttctggggcgaagatccacccccagcagcaggagcagcagcactggccgaggagtcatctcgccttagaaacttggatacaggactaactccgatcactaatgaggatatttatgatgaaggtgttgtctgtgtagattgcaggtgctgggatctatctgagagaagggagatagctgatgctggtctgcttgttgttattttttagcataagtttctgattttcacaaaagctttccatgaactcgcttcaaatggggtaacatggatgaggttcctagatggttaaggtccctaactttactgactgtggctttacaatgctacaaatggctagataactgttgtcaagatttgtgtaaaaataattacacacataagaggtggattttttcgTCTTATGCCGAGGTAtaacaatggctttcttcttatcactggcaagaactgctttcactggtgcagaacttgccacagtagaggtcattaacagcactgtttgcttaggtgccttaagcccattattagcttgttttgtggggtcccaaacaaaccaagcacttccgccacaaaagtggcactgcttgtcgctggagcacttgctttgttaaactgtacatgacattttcaatatcttacataagggttggtgggagggcccaaggataattccatcttgcaccacttttcttttctgccactgctgtgtgacagtgtttcctagatgtgctatgaactgccgtgtgtttgtgtcattgctctgtcgcgtagcatccaggtcgctgcagtgtttgtttgaaagtgtgtgaaaataatattgtgacctgtgaggtggtcaaaattgactgcaaatgacttgaaattagtgttattgaggttaataataatgtaggaaaaaaagagcaaagttatgtaattttagcaaaaacaaatagggatttaaaaaataaatagggatccaaaaccaaaacacaaagttaatctggatccaaaaccgaaaccagaacacgggggtcagtgcacatctctaatattcTAATGTTTGTACTGAGTTTGGTATGCCAGTGACCAAAGACAAGACTGAAAGGGCCACTTAGGTGTTGTCTTTCTTAAGTATTGAAAGTGATCCAGTTAAAATGGTTTCTGATTGCACTAGAATAATCCCACTGGATTAGGCTAAATCAATTGCAGTAACCGTTGGAAAATTTGGAATTGACTTGTCTTGTGATACATATTAGCCTTTTGTAGATGGGTATCTGCTACAAGGGGTGTAAAAGAGCCCACAGTTATATGAGAGTATTCAGGCACATGCAAGTTGATTTAGGtgttttgctttcttttcttAGTTTGCATAATGGTCTGTCTTGATGGTCACAAAGATAGATGGCTATGTCAGTGTTGGAATTGTTTACTAATGCATGAGGTTCAGTTGGGTTTGGAGCTTTCTCTCAGGGCGAATGCCTTGCTGATAACACGGGCCCAGTGTGAGTTGGCCTGGACATTAACTTTGTTATACTTATTTCTGATTGTAGTGGCTGGGGTGAGAGGCTAAGAATGTTTTCCTTGATGGGTAATATAGGTGTGGTGCATGTGACTAATAGGACTACTTCCAGTTCAATTCCAGTGTTGACATTGTTACCTTTTCTTCCGGCTGAATGTCTTGGCTACGGTGAGGTTGTGTCTTAGGTGCAGGAGTCGACTCACTCTAGTTAAGCTAGGCTACAGTTTAGGGCCTGGTGGGCTCTGAATGGCCTGGATTAAAGCATCCAGTTTTTAGGTtttgttatgttatttatttCCCCATCAGTGTATATTTTATTCCTCCCAACCCTGCAGGTGCTTATTGCTTTACAAAGCTTTACAAACCTTCATTTCACTGCACAGTGGGCAGGTAGCTAATGAAAAAAGTAATAACTCAGTTGCCTGTTGCAGGAAGCAGGCgactacaggcctgattcatcaagggaagCATACTGTGAGCAACGTGTTTGAAAACACACGTTAATCGGCTCtgtgtactcccgaattcaacaaggaacggatctgaagataggatgatcttaatgaccactgaacataaaatacatttttatactgattgcaaacacatatagcttggagcacggcagaaaaacaagtatttttgagatgctcaaagcttgattgtgacgtggctgcatgcgctcgagcttggcacgctcttactatAAATTGACTACAGTTGGACACCCCTTCCCAGCCCCGTTCACCCcccagaaattgtaggctgtagaaaGTGTCCCTTGGGCATGTAGATGGAGTGAACATTGCTGCGTTTAATGGGGAATGGCCCTGTTCTGGTCATTTGTAGCGTGATGTATGTCTTGTTATATATTTGCCTTCATTTATTGTTTAAATTTGTTGCTTGTCAATCTTTCATTATGGTGTGGATCTTCGGGTATTCATATGTTTCAATAGCGATGAGGGCTTGAGTATACATGGGAGGAATCTGAGTCTGTCTTTGATGTTCTTGAATTACTGGAGAGTTATTAGGCTCCTTAATTGGCTTCAGGTTTGCCCCAGTGCTGTCAGGAAAGGACATAGATTTTTCACCCTTTGGTCATTAATGCCGGCAGCAACGATTTGTGCCTTATGTGCATAGGGGTTCCAGATGAGGAGCTAGATAAGGGTAGAAGAAAGTGAATTTAAAAGTTTGTATGTAAAACTGGTGGTCAGGGGATAAGACATAAGGAATTGGAGGGAGATAATTATATTGTTTTGGGCAGTGATAGTGTCCATTTAAcatagtcattaaggaaaataaggcaaaaaaaggagtaaatgttctcttggacaaaccatgttacaatgcaaggggtgcaaattagtttgttattttgtacatacccgtatatactcgagtataagtcgacccgaatataagccgaggcacctaattttaccacaaaaaactgggaaaacttattgactcgagtataagcctagggtgggaaatgcagcagctactggtaaattccAAAGTACATGCGACAAAAACAATCACAGTAATAGCAATAATGATAAGCGGATAGAGCAGTATAGTGTCACTGCCGATGGGCAGATCATCAATAGTCTGTGTGTAGGCAGACAGTTAACTGTAATGTCTTAATACACAAAGCAGTCACTGGTGGATGTCAGAAGGAAATATGATTATGGATGTTGCTCTTGTTCTCCGTATGTGTACAACGATATTGTGCACTTACCTTGGTATGGTAGTTAATGCGCTTTAACTGCCATAATCGaggatgctgcagctcccagatcTGATTTCAGTGTCCTTATGCGCACCTCTGTCCGCTGTTGGCGGTGACGTGGTGGAGCGTGTCGTCGGTCAACGCGATGtttagggcagctatggatgtgCTCGGAAAAAATAGAGTGTGGGGGGTCCGCGCTATCCGCGTAACGGATGAAAATGGGCAGCCAGAGGAACAGAAAGAAGGGGTGGTCTCGAACCCCTAGGAATACAACAACAATGGATTCCGCAGAGAGATACAAaggaaagtgtaaataaaaagcaatatgaaaaataaaaatatgtagatTGTAAAAAATGCAATATTGGATAAAACAATGGTAGACTAAACGTGGACTTACTCTTAAAAACAAGCAGGCATCTCTAGAGGATGTGATATCCGTTTGTATGTATGGGGCTGGTTACTGATTGCATATGTCCTCACAATACAATATAGCAACCGCCAATCTAACGGTGCTGttaaaacattgtcagaataaAAACAAAGGGCCACGAGTCTGGGAaggttgggtagtgcacttacctccctccccagatggTGTGTCCAGGTAGTCTATGCAAAGGCCCTCCATCCAGGTAGCGATCCTGCTCCTGGCCGGTGTGTGCTTCTAACGATGTACCAGGAAGCAATCTCAAAGTCTCTGCATACAAGTGAATAACAACGGCATAGTCGGTAGGACAATACCAAAAGTTTATCCAGGCAGTGAGAAACTGATGTGCTCTGGACCACTGTGTGACTGCCGTAAATCCCAATGATGTGGTGGTATTCCCCTGTGTAAGCGCTGTGCGCTCCGTGTCTGGCTCTGTTGCCGGATGTGCAGGTGATGCAACCCGCGCATGCGCGGTATCCGGTGGTCGGAGTCCTGAGCATCGCTCGAGTAtgagccgagggggggctttttcagcacaaaaaaatgtgctgaaaaactcggcttatacactcgtatatatacggtaagttaaatactagctctTTTGTCAtcaggcacacaaatacttaattgctaatttttacactgaaatttaaagttgatctaggacatgtcctatcccaactataaatatgtttccacattttaaatctatctctccctccaatgcaccatggttttgcctaggtgcaaagttactccttttttattctttgcgctccttaataactcaggcctgACATGTTTAAATCAGGCTTGCAAGCTGGTATTAGCAAACTCTCGATGGGGCGCAGCATCAGTAGATAGCTGTTGCTCTGCGTGTCAGCTTGATCTCAGTGAGGATTCATGTCTTTAATGTATTGCCTCTAATTAGCTTGGGGAGTCAGTAACCTGCTTGGAGATTATAGCAGGGCAGGTTACTAAGGCTGTGGTTATGGGTTACATTATGTAATCTTGACTACCCTTTGACTGGCACTGTTGATATGTTGCACTTCACTAGCAATCAGGCAGTCTGAGAACTGAGCCTCTCTGCCAGCCTGGCACTTTAGGAAACAGACAGCTGGAAGACTGGCAGCTGAGTCTTCCTAGCAGCCCTGCTGGCAGTTGGCACTCTGGGAGTTTAGCCTTCCTAGCTGCCAGGCACTTTTGGTGCTGAACCTTCATGATAGCTTTGGGTGATGATTCTCTTAGGGCACCAGGAGCAAATTAAATGTAAAGTAGGCATTAATGTGGCATACAATAAAAGAGAACACAATGTTATTGTAAAGCAATATAACACATCATTCCGTTGCATAAGTATGAAAAGAGACTTATATCTAAAAGGGGTTTATGTGACAGCATCATGAAGCTGCTTCCCCTCATTTATCATGTCCTCTTCCTCTCTATCAAGCTCCTACAAACACCTTATCCCAGGTATCCTATGTCAGGAAGAGATGAACAACATTCCTAGGACTTTTGTGACCCTCCCTAAAACTGTGTTTACTATATGTATCATGTTTCTTCAAACACAGCCACAGATACATAATAAGTACTGCTATTTCCCCTCTGAAAGCAATATAAAAGTGACACCATCCTCAGAATTGTACAAATGAAATGGCGCTGCAGAGTGTTTGTGGTTGGGATGTCATTTCTTCAAGTGAGACTTATTcgcataatcaacatttattttcaacTTCCAGTTCATTAAGGTACTCTCAGCTTCTTCAGACACCCCAAGGCTTTTCATCTTCTCATCATTGCAACTCTGGGCCCCCACCACCAGCACATGGCACTACTACCCTGGCCTTTCTTTATGCAGAGGGTGTTGCTGTTGCCACCGATACACGTTCCTCTGCTGGACATCTTGTCTGCAGCCCCGATAGCCGCAAAGCCACCCTTATTCACAGTCATCTGCTTGGCACTACTTCAGGGAGTTCCGCTGACTGTCAGTTCTTTGGACGAGCTTTGTCCAGAGAGTGCCGACTGTACAAGGTGCGGAATGGGTACATGCCCAGTGTTCGAGGAGCAGCCAGAATGCTGAGTGTTCTGATGATGCCATTCCATGGAACTGATGTTTGTGCCGCTTTCACGCTGTGTGGCTGGGATAGGAATGGGCCGTGCATCTGTTATGTATACAATGATGGAACCCGTCTCAGCTCAGACATCCTCTCTGTGGGATCAGGCTCCCCATATGCATACAGCATTATAGATGAGGGATATAGGCCTGGAATGGAGGAAGAGGAAGCCCGTAAACTTGCCAGGAGAGCAGTGTGCCATGCAGGCAGAAGAGATGCCTACTCAGGGGGATCAGTTGATGTGTACTGGGTGAGAGAGGGAGGATGTGAGAGGGATACCAGGGAAGACTTGATACAactttatgagcagatggtagaAGAAGAGAATGGAGTGATGCGTAAGAGAAGCACAGACCAACAGCTGCCCATTCCATATTCTGAGTGGGAATGCGAATAAATAACATGCTgaagcaaataataaaatatgctttTTTGATTTACTAGAATGTGTGTCCCTGTTTCTCTAGGTTgagcattttaaatataaatttcccACACTCAACACCCACAACTCCTGCAATTTTTATGAGctgatttaatatattttctaagATACTGTGGTTCAGTTAGCAGCTATTCTTGCCAACTCGAAAGCATGTGAGTATAGAACGATTTCAAGCTTAGTTGAAAATGTTGCTTTCATTTGTCTATCTTGCAGAACAAATTAATCTTTATCTGTGTGATGTCTATAGAGCAGAATGAATTCAGCACAACGTGCTGCTAAACATCACCGTGATATTCAGCTGCGTACATTGCCACCTATTATGGTAAGGAATTTACGCtaatttttctgcgcacctctatgggtaGCGTGGAAAAATGAGCGAGGATTCCTTTGCGGACATAACCGTGATATGTCTCTGCGGACTGTTCCAAAGACACATCGTGCTGAGTTGAATCTCCACCTATGTGTTTTACAGCATTGCTAATGTTAAATATTGTTTTCCACAGCTTCAGACCTACAATTTATgtggtttttattattatatttacatatgcttTCATTAATGTACTAGATTGGCTTACTGTACTGTGCAAGTTTACACCTAAGCTAGTAAATACCTAATTTTAATGCagttattgctataaaaagataaataactGACATCTCAGGAAATATCAGGGGTCTTCAAATCACTGCAAGATCTACAAATGTCATAATATTATACATACAGAAGTCActtagcatttatgtataatggCTAAAAAACAACTAAAGTGAACTGCTTGTTGCCTTTGTGCAGCATTATTGTAGAAAAATAGTAATTGTAAAGTATAATTGTTCTGTAGTTTAATTACATAGTTGACATTTGTCTTGATGTAATGTGACTGTATTTCTTATTATCATTTCatcatctgttttatatatagcaAAATGTATAAAGGTGAATATTTAAGAAACAATACATTGATACAAGTATGGAACAGTGTTCTTGGAAATTATATTCAAGTGTTGACAGCTATGCAGTCATGGTGAAATTAGTTAATAGTTAGCTATCCTGGTGGGGATATAATAATAAGCACGTTTTGGTATCCCACTCACTGATATAGATATATCTGAGTGACGATAGAAAAAGTCCTAGCCACCAGCAATTGTCAACAGTGTAATGCTCTGATTTACAGGTATTGCAACCAATTACAGCTTCTACAGAGACAAGAATGAGACAAAATTGTTGCTACTAGGGCACATCACTCGTGATGAGGACTAGACAGGGAGATGTAGGAATAAAGTATTAGGCAAGGGATAGGGGAGAGAGCagaaagggagagaagagagcaGAGCGGGAGAGAGTAAAAAtgagagaaagaggagagaataGAGAGAAGACGTAGATAGGagcaagagggagagagagtaaaGAAGAGAAATAGAAGAGGGACAGAGACATAATAGTGAGAGAGAGGACTGACTGGGAGAGAAagggtgagagaggagagagagaattgagtgagaaagagag
The Mixophyes fleayi isolate aMixFle1 chromosome 1, aMixFle1.hap1, whole genome shotgun sequence DNA segment above includes these coding regions:
- the LOC142150722 gene encoding proteasome subunit beta type-11-like gives rise to the protein MALQSVCGWDVISSSETYSHNQHLFSTSSSLRYSQLLQTPQGFSSSHHCNSGPPPPAHGTTTLAFLYAEGVAVATDTRSSAGHLVCSPDSRKATLIHSHLLGTTSGSSADCQFFGRALSRECRLYKVRNGYMPSVRGAARMLSVLMMPFHGTDVCAAFTLCGWDRNGPCICYVYNDGTRLSSDILSVGSGSPYAYSIIDEGYRPGMEEEEARKLARRAVCHAGRRDAYSGGSVDVYWVREGGCERDTREDLIQLYEQMVEEENGVMRKRSTDQQLPIPYSEWECE